The sequence TATCTGTCTTGTCAGGAGCATTTGATAAAAGAGATTGCCTTGGCATAGACTTTTCTACTATATCTTTTCTTATAACCGATTCTCTTGTTTCTGGTTGAGATAACACATTTACTGTTTCAGTACAAACATTTGATATAGAGGATATATAGTCAACTATTTCATTCAATTCGTAAGTAAAAGATTCTATCTCTGTCTCTGATAAACTTATTCTTGTTAGAAATCCAAGATTTTCAATCTCTTTTACACTGATTTTTTTTTTAATATCTCCCATTTTCTTACCTTTTATTATACTCAAAAGTTTTTCTGCTACCTTTA comes from bacterium and encodes:
- the gatC gene encoding Asp-tRNA(Asn)/Glu-tRNA(Gln) amidotransferase subunit GatC, with the protein product MSIIKGKKMGDIKKKISVKEIENLGFLTRISLSETEIESFTYELNEIVDYISSISNVCTETVNVLSQPETRESVIRKDIVEKSMPRQSLLSNAPDKTDKFLKVPKIL